GGTCGCACGGCAGGTCCATCTCGCTGCCTTCGAGCTCGGTGATGTGACGCTTTCCGGTTTCGTCCTTGTAGCTCTCGATCTTCACTGCGCGGAGTTGGCGGACGTGGCCGGCGTCGTCGCCGATGAACTCCTTGGTGAGGATCGCGTAGTTCCGCAGGTCGGCGTACTTCTGCTCGCCCTCTTCATGGGCGGCACTGGTACGCAGGACCATCGGCCACTGCGGCCAAGTCTTCTCCGGGCTCCGCTCACTGGGCGGCATCGCGTTGATGTCGAACTGCTTGATGCTCGCAGCCCCCTGACGCAGGGCGGTGCCGAGGCAGTCGGCGGCGGTGTCACCGCCGCCGATGATGATGACGTGCTTGTCCTTCGCGTCGATGGCCTGCTCGGCAAAAATCTGGTCGCCGTGGTTGAGCTTGGTCTGCTGCGGAAGATACGTCATCGCGTAGTGGATGCCGGTGAGATCGCGACCGGGGGTGTCGGCGTCGCGGGCCTTGGTCGCGCCGGTGCAGAGGAGGATCGCGTCGAAGTCGTGGCGGAGTTGCTCAGTGGTGACATCGACGCCGACGTTGACGCCGCAGCGGATTTCGATGCCCTCGTCTTCCAACAGCTTGCACCGCCGAGCGACGGTGGACTTGTCCATCTTGAAGTCGGGGATGCCGTAGACGAGCAGGCCGCCGGGGCGGTCGTCGCGCTCGAAGACGACGACGTTGTGGCCGGCGCGGTTGAGCTGTTGGGCGGCGGCGAGACCGGCCGGACCTGAGCCGACGACTGCGATCTTCTTGCCCGTCCGCTTCTCCGGCGGCTGCGGCTTGATCCACCCCTCGGCCCAGCCCTTATCCGCAATCGCCTGCTCGATCGTCTTGATCGTGACCGGCTGGTCGTTGATCGAAAGCACGCAGGCTTCCTCACACGGCGCCGGGCAAATGCGACCGGTGAACTCGGGGAAGTTGTTG
Above is a genomic segment from Planctomycetota bacterium containing:
- a CDS encoding glutamate synthase subunit beta; the encoded protein is MGKPTGFKEIPRQTRRRRPVELRVLDWDEIYVPMEPGELRQQGARCMDCGVPFCNDGCPLGNQIPDWNDLIYRDRWYEALQALERTNNFPEFTGRICPAPCEEACVLSINDQPVTIKTIEQAIADKGWAEGWIKPQPPEKRTGKKIAVVGSGPAGLAAAQQLNRAGHNVVVFERDDRPGGLLVYGIPDFKMDKSTVARRCKLLEDEGIEIRCGVNVGVDVTTEQLRHDFDAILLCTGATKARDADTPGRDLTGIHYAMTYLPQQTKLNHGDQIFAEQAIDAKDKHVIIIGGGDTAADCLGTALRQGAASIKQFDINAMPPSERSPEKTWPQWPMVLRTSAAHEEGEQKYADLRNYAILTKEFIGDDAGHVRQLRAVKIESYKDETGKRHITELEGSEMDLPCDLCLLAIGFSGPETYGPIEDLNLNLTKRDAIKVGEDYMTNVEGVFAAGDSRRGQSLVVWAISEGRQAARCIDKYLMGYSDLPELPVEL